The Acidobacteriota bacterium nucleotide sequence TGTCAATCGTCTTGGGCACGTGCACCGTGCGAATGTCGGAACGCGCGGCCACCGTGCTGGACGAGAGCGCCGTGTCATCACCGCCAATGGTGACCAGATGCGTGACACCGATGCCCTTGAGCGTTTCGACAACGGCGATCATCGTCTCTTCCGACCTGGTCGGATTCTCGCGCGCCGTGCCGAGCACCGAACCGCCGAGCCAATGCACGCGCGAAACATCGCCGATAGCCAGCGTCCGCGCGCACGCCGGATCGCGCCGCACCAGATGTTTGAAGCCATCCTGAATGCCGACGACCTCAAAACCTTCGTTGATGGCTTTGACCGTCGCGGCGGAGATGACCGAATTGATGCCGGGGGCGGGGCCGCCGCCGACCAGAATTGCAAGCTTACCTGAAGCAGTTATGGATGCGGGCATTACTGAATTGCTCCTGCGTTGCGGTGAACGTTTGTGTGGTGAATTAGGGTTGAGCGGTAAGCGGGATTGTACGCAAGCGAGCCGGGGTTTGGCTAGTTGAAGGCGGTGTGAAGATGATGAAGATGTTTTATCGGGCGATTAAGTCTGGGCATCAAATGTACGGTACAGGGAGCGTTAGCGACCTGACCCTCGGCCTCGAGACTGCTTGGTTTCATAGAACGCTGTAGGCCAAGGCTCAGGTCGCTCGCGCTCCCCATGCCGTTATAACCGCGCAATCCAGCCCGCAAACAACTGGCAAAACAGCGCGCCCACCAGCGTCATCGAAAGCCCCCACATCAACAACCGGCGAAATAGCACTTGCGCTTCGCCTGCATCGTTCACCGCCGCGATGCACAACGCGCCCAGCGTTGAGAGCGGCGAGACGTCCACCAGTGCCGAGCCTACGTTGACGCTGAGCGCGATGGCCAGCGGGTCGCCGCCACCGAGTTGCTGCACCAACTTGGGTGCGGTTGGCAGAAAGGCGGGCAAGACGACGCCGGAGGTGCTGCTATACGTCGAGATTGCGCCGGTGATAAAGGCGATCACGCCATTGATGCTGCCGGGCGAAGAGATGCGCGCCAATAGGCCGGTGAACAACTCCATCCCGCCAGTCTTTTCGAGCAACGCGATTAACAACGAAACGCCGCTGACCATCAGGATCACGCCCCACGGGACTTTCTTCAGCGCCTGTGACTCGTCGGTGGTGTTGAGCACGATCAGCACTGTTGCCGCGACAAAGGCGCTCAAGCCCAGATTCCATTTCAGCAATACGATCCCGGTGATCCACATGACGATGATGGCGAGGGTCAGCCATTGCGGACGTGTGAGCAGAGCCGCGTTCGCTTCATCCACTGCCGCCACCTCGCCGCCTTTCAATTCTCTACCTCCGAAGAGCCAGTATGCGGCAACGGCGACCAGTGCGTGCGCGATGAAGTTGGCGAACCAGACCTTGCCCGCGTGGCCGCCGAGACCGGCTTCGGCCATCTTGGTGTTGGCGATCACGCCGACCGAGCTGATGGGCGACAGGTTCCCCGCATTGGCGCCGTTGGCGACCATCAGCGCCGTCAGCAACGCTGGAATACTCGCGCGTTCGCCAATCGCCAGCGCCAGCGGAACGACGAGCGCGACGCTGGAAATTGCGCCCGGCCCGACGGTCGAAACGAGCATCGCAATGACAAAGAAAAGCACGGGCAGCCAGCGCCGCTTGCCGCGCACCAAGCCGACCGCACGTTGCGCCAGCCGTTCCAAGGTGCCGTTCGTTTCGGCGCAGGCAAACAGCAAGGTCACGCCCGTCAGCGTGAGAAACAGATTCGCGGGGAAGCCCGCCATCACGGCATCGGGCTTTTGCCCGGCGAGATACACGCCGATTAACCAAGCCAGCGCGATGGCGACCAGTCCGACGTTGATGCGCGAGACCATCGAAAGAATGATGGCGAGTAAGAGGGCCAGCAGCGAGGCGAGGGCAGGATTCATTGTTCGGTAGTCCAGGGAGGCAGCAGATGTTTTTGGACTTTGCCCAACGCGGTGCGCGGCAAAGCGGCTACGCGGATGAAGCCGCGCGGGACTTTGAATGAAGCGAGCACTTTGCGGCAAGCGTCTTCCAATGCCGCCGCGTCAAATGGTTCATCGGCGACGACGTAAGCCACCGGCAATTCGCCGCGCCGTGCATCGGGCACGCCACACACGACGGCTTCGCGCACGCCGGGCTGTTCGAGCAAGACCTCTTCGATCTCGCGCGGATAGATGTTGAAGCCGCCGCTGATAATCAAATCCGTCCGCCGCCCGCGCAGCGTGTAATAACCATCGGCGGAACGTTCGCCTAGATCGCCCGTCTTGAACCAGCGGCCATCGGGGGCGTCAACAAAGGCTTCCGCCGTCGCCTCGGGACGCCGCCAATAGCCGGCACAAACATTCGGGCCGCGCACATACAGTTCGCCCGGTTCACCGTCTGTCACAGCGTGTCCCTGGCTGTTGACGATTTTGACCGAAACGCCGGGCAGCGGTTGGCCGACTGCGCCGGGTCGGCGTTCGCCTCCGTAAGGATTGCTGATGTTCATCAGCGTTTCGCTCATGCCGTAGCGTTCTAAAATGGTGTGACCGAACTTGGCGCGGAAATCTTCCAGCACCTGCGCGGGCAGCGGCGCTGAACCGGAGACGAACAGGCGCGTGCGCGCGCCGATGCGTTGCGCCAAGTCATCCGGCAATTCCAGCAAACGCACGTAAACCGTTGGCACGCCAAAAAAGAGCGTCGGTTGAAAGTCTGCAAACCAAGCGGGGGCGCGATTGATGTCGAAACGTTCTTTCAAACTCATCCGGCAACCGCTGGCCAGCCAGACGTGCACGCCGTTGCCCAGACCGTGCACGTGAAACAGCGGCAGCACGGCCAGATAACGGTCGGCCTCGCTGATGCGCCAACAGGCCAGCAGATTGACCGTGTTCGCCAGAAAATTGTTGTGCGTAAGGATCGCGCCTTTGGAGCGGCCCGTAGTGCCGGAGGTATACACCAACGCCGCTGGCGTATCGCCATCGAGTGCAGCGCGTATTCGCTCGCCCGCCTGGCTTGCGGCGGCTGCCGCCAAGTCGTCAATCTCCCAAATCACCGCGCCGGACGGCACGTAAGCGGCCAGGTCGCGCGTGGTCACGACGGCTTTGGGTTCGGCATCGCTGAGAATGTGCGAGAGTTCGCGCTCGCGATATAACACGTTGACCGGTACCACGATGACGCCGAGTTTGAGGCAGGCCAAAAACAGATCAATGAATTCAACGCGGTTGGGCAGAAAGATACCCAAGCGGTCGCCCCGTTCCAGCCCACGCAAGCGTAGCAACCGAGCCAAGCGGTTGCTGCGGACTTCTAACTCGCCAAACGTAAGCGCCGCTGTCTGACCGTCGGCGCGGTCATAATCAAGCGCAATCGCTGCTGCGCGTCCCACAAGCGAAAGGTCAAAGAGATCGGTTAATTGCATGGTGTGGTGCGTCAACGCCAGCATACCGCCCGTAAGCTATCCCAAACGGTTAGCGGTTACGGTGCGGCTGGCAATCTCTAACAAGATCAAATCAGTTTTTTGAAGAGGCGGGATTGTGTAACAAGGCTGAGGTATTCTCAACTGAAGCTGGCACTTCCTAAGCACTGAGACCAAGTTTTCTTAGCGACGGCGAGGGCAGGGGCAATAGCCCCAATGAAAGTGGAGCTGAATCAGTCATAACAAGCGCTGGCCCAAATTCAAAATGCCGGTCAGCAGTAAAACCGCCGACCGGCATCCAGAAACGGACGAGGCGTTCCCCTATTTCCACGCTACCTCATCCGGTGATTTGTCAACCCAGTCACACACCCTGACGGGTCAACAAAAACGAAACCTAAAATCTTATTTTTAAATAAAATTCCCAGTCATTCTGGAAATCGAGTTCGCGCAACAGCCTGCGGCGTAGTAACACAATATCAAGGAATACAACTGCGCTTATTGTTACTCGTCCAGATACAAGCTAAGCGTAAAGTTACTTGGCCATTACACATAAACAGACGCTTGAACTTCCGAATCGCTCACTCGTTGCCGCCAAAAAAATACCTGGCAACATAAGAAGCCGTTCGCAAATTTGTTTTATTGCGCAGTAAAAACCTGGATGGCGAAACTGCAAGCTCGCCTTATGCGGGAATGCTACACTCAATAACAACAGCGCCTAAAGCTGCCACGCTGCCGATTTTCATTTAGCACATGTCCGCCGCCTTGTGGGATTGCGGCGATGGACAGTAATGCCTGCCTTTTTCTTGAGCGTTTATCGCATCTTTCACTTGCAACGTCTACTGGGAAAACCCGCGATTGCCCCTAGAAAAATCCCTAACCTCCCTCCTCTGAACTTAACCTATCAGCGCGAATAGCAGTAACTCAGTTTTCCTGCAACCAGCCTCTATGTAAGGCGTAGTTCACTACTTCGGCCCGGCTGCGCAGGGTGAGTTTTTCCATCGCGCGGGCTTTATGATACTCGACGGTCTTGACACTGATGCCTAATTGGTCGGCGATTTCTTTGTTACTGTGTCCCCAGGCGATCAGTCGTAACACGCTCTCTTCGCGTTCGGTCATGTCCACCATTGAGCCGCCGGGCTGCGGCAATTGGCGACCCAAATAGTTATTGAGCAGTTGCCCCGTCAACTCGCGATCAATGAAAGTTCCCCCGGCGGCGACGGTACGAATGGCCGTCAACAAATCAGTCGAGTCGGACTGTTTGGAAACATAACCGGCGGCGCCCGCTTGCATGATCATACGCAAGTAACCCACGTCAGAATGGCGTGTCAGAATGACGACTTTGGTTTGCGGAGAAACTTCTTTGAGCCGTTCGGTGGCTTCGATGCCGTTCATTTTCGGCATCGAAATATCCATTACGACCACGGCCGGGTTGACGTTCGGCGCTTGCCGTAAGACGGACTGCCCGTCACCGGCTTGTCCGACGACCTGCATGTCGGTTTGCCGATTGATCAGGCCCATGAGGCCCTCGCGCAATACGGCATGATCATCCACCAAGAACACACGAAGATTTTCCACCACACCACTCCTTTTGAATTGTTCGAGCGCCAGGAATCACAACGGGATGCGCACAAATAATGTCGTGCCTTTTCCCGCTTCAGATTCCAGCTCGAAACTGCCTTGCACCAAAGCCACGCGCTCCGTCATGCCCGCCAACCCATAACACCGGCGGGCTTGGCGTTCCTGACAGAATTGCGCGTAGTCGAATCCGCAACCATCGTCTTCGATCACCAACTGCAAAACGCCGCGCCTGACCTCCAGAATTAAACTGACACGCTTTGCTCCGGCATGCTTGAAGATGTTATTTAATGCTTCCTGAGTTACTCGGTAAATTGTCGTCTCTACGTCAGGCGGTAACGCAGGCAGGTCTTTTTCACTTCCGCAAAAATCCACGGTAATACGTTGCCGCTCTGACCATTCCAACACGTACTGCAAAATGGCGGCCTTTAACCCGGCCTCCAGGGCGGGCGGACGCAACGTCAACACCAGGTAATCCATTTCCTGATCCAACTGCTCGATCAAGCCGCGCAATTGCATCACCGCGCTGCAATCCAGTTGCTGCTCGGCCAGCGTGCCTTGCAGGCTTTCCAGCCCAAGCCGTAACGCTGCCGTATATTGCCCAATCTGATCGTGCAATTCGCGGGCGATGCGTTTGCGCTCTTCTTCCTGCGCTGCCAGCACGCGCTGCCAGACCTGCGCCTCAGACTCGCGCTTTTGCGTATGTTCGGCGTCGAGCGCTGACCGGACGGATGTTTTGCGGCCCGGCGGCTCTGAGCTTGAACGCGGATCATTCCTTTTTGCTCCCAAATAACCCATCCCGTGTCTCCACCAATCACCTTAATCAGAAACGATAGCTTCAAAATTTATCTTAAAAATTTATCTTACGTCAGGTAACTATTTTGTTATAACGAGTAACTCTGAATCCAAAAAAGAGGCACACCTCACCTAACAAGACGTTATGTACATTGCAAAGTGTGACGGCGAATCCCTTGCGTTCGGGGGGATAAACCTAGCCCTTACTTTGCACTGACAACGGTCAGCAAGCTAAGCGGTGCAACTCGTTCGACGACTACTTACACCTGGAACAATAGTTCGCGGCTAATGCTCTGGAAAATGTGGGAATGATTCAGAATATGGTATCGGGCATCGGCTGGACGAGCAGAACATGGTGGCTTGGGTTCGTCCTAATTCGTCCGGTCAAATACGTTTTATTTGTTCGTTCGTGTCACCTGTCTTGGGAAATGGGTGGAATAACAGGCAGGCTGAGTTTACCTACCATTTCTGGTTTGTCAACGACTTATTAGCATTTCAGGCTATTATTTGAGGATTTTCCTAACTTTATTCATCGTTTTTATCTAAACCAACTTCTCAGCTAACAACATGTTGTAAGACAAACTCCTAGTCGAACAAGTTATGGCTGTTTATTCCCCAAATGCCGATCCAGCCATTCAATCTCTCTTTTCAATTTATCCAATTGGTAGCTTGGGAGGGCCAGACTATGTCCCTGTTCCGGATAGATGACTAACTGCACGGGAACATCCATGCGTTTTAAGGTGCGATAGCTTTCCTGGGACTGCCCTAAAGGCACGCGATCATCCTTTTCCCCATGAAAAATTAACGTGGGGGTTTTGGCGTTGGGTAAAAAGGTTAGCGGGGATTGCTGGTCATAAAGTTTGCGCGCCTCCCACGGCGTGCCGCCGTGCAACCGTTCGCGCTGATAGGTGATGTCCGCCGTTCCCCAATAAGAAACGGCGTTCGATAGCCCGGCGCCATAGACCGCGCACTTGAAGCGGTCGGTATGACCGATCAGCCAGCCGCTCAGATACCCGCCATAGCTCCAACCGGCAATGGCCAATTTGGTTTCATCCGCGAGGCCACGTTTGACGAGTTCGTCAATGCCGCTCAGCACATCTTCGGCGTCAACCTGGCCGGCTTTGAGGGAATTGGCCTGCGCAAATGCCGCCCCATAATTCGAGGAGCCGCGAAAGTTCGGCAGAAAAACGGCGTAGCCCTTGCCCGTCAAGACCTGCACCGCAGCGCCCCAAGAGGCGTTGAAGCCGCGCGTATAAGCGCCCTCAGGGCCGCCGTGAATATAGGTCACGAGCGGATAACGCCTGTCTGATTCGTAACCGGAAGGATAAAAAAATAGCCCTTCGATCACTGTGCCATCGTTGGATTTCCATTTGATCGTCTCGGTCTGACCGTAGAAAAAATCGGCTGTTTGCGGGTTGAGTTGGGTCAATTGCATGGGCAGCAGGGTGCGCGCATTCAGGCCCGCGACTTCGCTGCCCATGCGCGGATGCTCGAAGGTGTAAACCACCTGCAACCCGTCGGGGCTGGCGGCAGACGAACCGCAAACGCCTTCACCGGGCGTCATCACCTGCGGCGCGCGCCCACTTAGATCCAGATTGTACAGGCGCGAATGCACGCCGACATCGGCCTGCACGATCAATTGGGCGCTGTTGTAAAGCCAGCGGTAGTTGCGAATATAACCGTTAAAGGTACGGGCCAGGACGCGCGTCGCAAGGCCCTCGCCCACGGCATTGGCGGGGAAAAGATGTATTCGCTCAGGCCCGACGTTCGACGGGCCGTCCGCATGAGCGAGCCACGAAATCCAACGGCCGTCAGGCGAAAAACGCGGCTGCACTTCGGCTCCATTGCCGTGTGTCAGTTGCCGGGCGGCGGCGCTATCCAGCGTTTCGTTATCAAAGCGGAAGGGCAGGACAAAAACTTCTGTCGTGTCGGTGTTTTCCAGTTTTGGTGATTGCCGCGCGGTGAAAACGATTTGCGTTGTGTCAAAAGACCAGCCGAATTCGGCCACGTGGCGCGTGCCTTTGGTCATTTGTTTGACCTGCCGCGTCTCAACCTCCAGCACCCAGAGTTGGGCGTAACGCGGGTCGTCATCCACCACGATGGGCGGCTTGGTCTTTGGTTTCGCGGCAGGCTTTGGCACTTCGGCGATAAAGGCGACGTAGCGGCTGTCGGGCGACCACTCAAAGGCTTGAATCGCCGCGGCGTGATTCGTTAAGGGCTGGGCTTCACCGCCTTGCGGATTGATCAGATAAATTTGCGCGCCCTCTTTTTCACCGCGTTCCGACAAAAAGGCCAGCCGTTGCCCATCCGGCGCCCAGCGCGGGTGATCGTCGCGCCGCGCGTTGAAGGTCAAGCGCATCGCCGCGCCGCCAATATCTGCCAGCGCCGTCCAAATGTCTGCATTGAAGCGATCGGCTTCTTGATCCCAGGCGGTGACGACAAAGGCCACGCGGCGGCCATCCAGCGCCAGTTGCACGTCGCTGGCGCGGTTGAGCGCGATGACGTCTTCCACGGTCATCGGGCGTTTGGTTTGGGCCGCCGCTGAAAACAGCCAGCCGACAGCGAGGCAAATGACAAGGGGTAGATATACGCGGCGATAATTCATAGCTTCCTGTTTTTCTACGGATTGAGCCTGGTTGGGCGGCGGGGATTATACGGCATGCCTTGCAAAAACGCCGACTGGCTCAACCGCTCAATAGGCCTAGTACTCCATCAAGCTGAAAATGAGGGATGTAGGGCGGGATTTAATCCCGCCCTACATCCCGGATGCGCTCTCAGCATCCATCACTTACAGCTTGATGGAGTACTAGATCGGTTTTCACTACGATGTACGGGAAAACCATGTAGCGGGACAGTACCGCGCGCGTGAGCAAGCGGAGCTTTGGCAGTTCAGCTAAGGGGGCAAGCTTGCCGCGCCGCTTGCTCACGCGCGCGGTACTGTCCCAGCGTCAAAGCTTGAGCGCCGCTTGCTCACGCGCGCGGTACTGTCCCAGCGTCAACTGACTCCCGTAAACGTAACTGCAAACCGCTCTAATAAAAAAGAGAGTACGGAAAAACCGGAAATAACGGAGTAAACAGAAGCATACCAGCCAAGTCTGGCTCCGTCTGTTCCGTTATTTCCGGTTGTTCCGTACTCTCTCTTCAGCTTGAGCCACTGCCCTATTTTGTAAAGCCGACGTTTTTCAGCAAGGTTGTAAAGCGTGAATCGCTGCGCAGCGGATCGAGTTGTGGGTCAACTTTCAGCCAGATCACGCCTTCTTCGCGCAGGGAGATGGCCTGGGTCAGAGCGCCGAGCGCCTGCTCCTTTTCGCCGAGGGCGGTGTAAACGCCCGCTACCAGGAACAGCGGCACGGTGCCGGGGGCGGCGTTTTGCTGTAGCTCATCGAGCAACTTGCGGGCTTCTTCCGGTCGTCCCGCCAGCGCCAAGGTGCGCGCCAGGCGCAGTTTCGTTTGCGTGTTGTCGCCCGCCAAGGCCATTGCGCGTTGGAACGCGGCGATGGCCAACTCGTATTGTTGCTGCTGTTCAAAGGCCATGCCCAGATGCGCGTGCACGCCAGCGGCATTCGGATTCAATTCCAGCGCCCTTTGAAATTGGCCGACCGCCTGGCTGAACTTGCGGGCGTAATACAGGGTAGCGCCCAGATTGGTGCTGATGGGCGTCGAAACCGGGTCGAGTTCGCGGGCGCGTTCGGCCTCGGCGAGGGCTTCGGCAGGACGCCCCATGCTGGACAAATAGCTGCTGTACCACTGATGGGCGGTCGCATAGTTCTCATTCAACGCAAGCGCGCGTTGATAAGCCTGCTCGGCACCCGCCCAATTCCATTCATATTGGTGGCGGATGAAGCCGAGCGCGGCGTGCGGTTCAGCCAGTTGCGCGTCGAGTTCGAGGGCGCGGGCGGCAGCATCTTTGCCCGCAGCCACCGCTTCTTCGGGCGCGGTTTCGCTGTAAATCGGTGCGAGGGCATAGCTATCGGCCAGTGCGGCATAGGCCCGCGCGTAATTGGGGTCGAGCAAGACGGCGCGCTGGAAATTCTCGATGCTGCGTTTGATCGCCTCGCCGGTGCGCTGGTTCCACAGATGGCGGCCCTTGAGATAAAGCTTGTAGGCCTCGACATTCTCGGTGTCGCGGCTGGCGAGGCGTTGCCGCTCAGCGCCGCTTAAACGCAACCGTAACTGCTCGGCGATGCGGTTGGCGAGGTTGCTTTGCAGGAAGGGGACATCGCGGGCTTCGCTTTCATATTGCTGGCCCCAGAGGATCGCGTTGGTGCGGACGTCTACCAGTTCGACCGTGACCTTTAGCGCGCCGCCGTGCGCGGTGATGCGGCCATTGAGCACCGTCCCGACATCCAAGGCCTGACCGACCGCATGCGAATCCGGCAGCTTGCCTTTGTAACGGAAGACCGAGTTGCGGGCGATGACTTTCAGATTCGGCACTTGCGAGAGGCGCTGGATCAGGTTTTCGGTCAAGCCATCCGCCAGATATTCGCGTTCACCATCGTCGGCGCGCGCTGGCTGCGTATACTCGAACGGCAGCACGGCGATGGAAACGTCCGGCGCGCGGCGCTGCCAACGTCCATAAGCCACGTAGGCTGCGTAAGCCAAAGCCGCCGCCGCCAACACGAGCAACGCAAAAATCAACACCCGGCGCTGCTTTTGTGGCGCAACGGTGACGTTGCTCGCGCCAGCAGTGGTTGGCGGGCCGCTGGCTGGCCGCACTGGTTGACCTGTTGCAGTTTGCGTTGCTGGAGTTTGTGCAGTCGTCGTGCTGCCGCTGTCCGGCCTGAAAGCAGGTTGCCCAGCGGAGTCCGCGCCAGTCTTGGCATCGGCAGGCGTTCCGGTCAAGCTGGCTGTACCAACGTTTGCAGGCGTGGCTCCCGGTTGTGCCAGTTCGCTACCGCGCCAGGGTTCCAGCAGCATTTGCTTGAAGACTCGCAGCTCCGCCGCCAACTCTTTGGCCGATTGATAGCGGTGTTCGCGGTCTTTTTCCAGCGCACGATTCAAAATGCGCTGTAGCTCTTGCAGCACATTGGGCGGAACGCCCCGCAAATGCTGCGCGAGCGGCTCAGGTTCGCGCGCCAGCAACGCGGCCAGCGTGTCGCTTTGCGTCGGCCCCTTAAACGGGCAGTGGCCGGTGACCAGTTCGTACAACACGATGCCCAAACTAAAAATGTCTGTGCGCCGGTCAATGCGCAACCCGCGCGCCTGTTCGGGCGACATGTAATTGGCGGTGCCGATCACCACGCCGGGTTTCGTCTCAAATTTTTCTGCGCCTTCGCCCGCCGCTTGACTGGCGAGCTGGCCGGAATCAGGGTCGGTATTCTCCAGGAGCTTGGCCACGCCGAAATCCAGCACTTTGATGTAACCGTCAGGCCGCAGCATCAGGTTTTCGGGCTTGATGTCGCGGTGGACGATGTTGGCGCGATGCGCGACTTCGAGCGCGTTGGCGATTTGAATGACGACCTCGGCGGCGACGCTCAATTTGAAGCGGCCCCGCTCGACCAAACTGCGCAGTGTGCGGCCTTCGACATATTCGGTGGCCAGATACTGCACGCCTTTGTGTTCGCCGATTTCGTGAATGGTCAGAATGTTCGGATGGTTCAACGCCGAGGCGGCGCGGGCTTCCTGTTGAAAGCGGCGCACGCGTTCAGGATCGTGCGTGGAATGCCGCGACAACAGCTTCAATGCGACGCGCCGCCCCAAGCGCGTGTCCTGCGCCAGATAGACGCGCCCCATGCCGCCGCGCCCGATTTCGACCAGCACCTGGTAATGCGCCAGCATCCGGCCATCCAGCCGTTGCGATTGTCCGGGTCCGGGCGTTTCACCCGCGCGCCCGGAAGGTTGATCGAAACTTGGCCGCTGCGCCGGTTGATCGAAACTTGGCCGCGATGGTGTTTCCACCCGCGGTCGTTGCGAAGGCCGGTCAAAATTCGGCGGTGGCGCAGGTGGATTGCTGCCTGGCGTTGGCGTTGGCCGTTGTGAGGGTTGCTCGAAGGTTGGCCGTGGCGGTGGCGGCTCAACAGCCGGCGGCGCGGCCAGGTTAGTCAAACTTGGATTGGTCGAACTCGGATTGGCCAAACTTGGATCGGCCAGACTTGGATAAAGCGGGCGGTAGGTGGGCGCATCGAATTGCCCGCGCTGCTTCGGTGGATCAAAGACCGGGCGCACAGTGGGTGCATTGAATGACGGCGGTGTTTCCGTTTCGTGGCGGAACCCCGGCGGCGCGGCTGGCAAATCTTTTGTCCGGTCTTTTGCCCAATCTTTTGTCCAGTCTGGCGGTAAAGCGCCGGTTGCAGGCGGCGTAGTTTCAACCGTGGGTGCAAAAGGCGGAATCTCTTCTGTCGTGTTTTGCCACTCAATCCCTTGGCTGGGAGCCTGCGGGGCTGACTGCCGAGTGGCTTGCCCTGTTGCTTGCCTCGCTGCCGGATTGGACGGCTGGCCATTGGAGGGCGGCAACGGATGGATAGCCGCATCCGAATACAACGGCTCCAATCCCTCGGACAAGGCGTTGATGAGTTCGGTCGTGGCATTGCCGGAGGGCGCACTGGACGCGGGCGGCACACGATAAAACGATGGCGTATCGAAGGAGGGCGCTTCAAATAATGACGGCGGTGACGGTGGTGTCGGCGGTGACGGCGGTGACGACAATGACGGCGGTTCAGCCGCCAGGGTAGGCAAGGCGCCCGTGGTGCGGCGAAAGACTTCGCGCACGGCATCGAAGGATTCCTGCTCCTGACTATTCAACCAATCCGGTGCGGCGGACGGCTCCGTCCTGGGGCCAGTTTGCGGCTCCGCCAGTTGGGCCTGAAGCGGGCCAGTTGGCTGACTGCCGAGCGGCCCAGTGGCTTCCGTAGCCCCTATAGCCGTAGCCCCTATAGGAGGATGAGCGCGCCGCGACGGTTGCGACCAATGTTCGAGCGGTTTGGCCGTGGACAGCGGCGGGTTTTGTTCGGGCTTAGTCTGGTCGCTGTCCGAAGCCGCATAGTAACGCAACAGGATTTCGACTTCCTGCAACAGCGGTTCATTGCCCGCGCACGCTCTGTTGATGAATGCCGCGCGTTCGTGCGCCGGGCGCAGGCGCGCCTCTTGCACAATGTGACTGGCTTCTTGCCAATTTGGGGAGGACATAAACGTACTTTCGCGCCCTTACGGATGAACGTACCAGATGGGGTTGCACGGGCGATCAACTTAAAACTGTGATCAGCCTAAACCTGTGCTCAGACTAAAGAGGACGACTTCCGCCTGTACGGGGTGGCGTCGGAACGGTGTTCTAAAACGGGGCTATCAGTAGATGAGACGGGGTGAGTGCTGTGTGGTACTGCTTGCTTAAAGTAAAGAAGGAACGGGGCGCGCCTTCTGTCGCGGGGGTCAACTCCTCACGCCCAACACGAGCGCCATTGTTCATTTCTCTACGGGCGGCGTCAACTCTATTTTCGTTGGCGCTTCGCCCTCATAATAACGGCGTGCTTTCAGC carries:
- a CDS encoding C4-dicarboxylate ABC transporter, with the translated sequence MNPALASLLALLLAIILSMVSRINVGLVAIALAWLIGVYLAGQKPDAVMAGFPANLFLTLTGVTLLFACAETNGTLERLAQRAVGLVRGKRRWLPVLFFVIAMLVSTVGPGAISSVALVVPLALAIGERASIPALLTALMVANGANAGNLSPISSVGVIANTKMAEAGLGGHAGKVWFANFIAHALVAVAAYWLFGGRELKGGEVAAVDEANAALLTRPQWLTLAIIVMWITGIVLLKWNLGLSAFVAATVLIVLNTTDESQALKKVPWGVILMVSGVSLLIALLEKTGGMELFTGLLARISSPGSINGVIAFITGAISTYSSTSGVVLPAFLPTAPKLVQQLGGGDPLAIALSVNVGSALVDVSPLSTLGALCIAAVNDAGEAQVLFRRLLMWGLSMTLVGALFCQLFAGWIARL
- a CDS encoding AMP-binding protein — its product is MQLTDLFDLSLVGRAAAIALDYDRADGQTAALTFGELEVRSNRLARLLRLRGLERGDRLGIFLPNRVEFIDLFLACLKLGVIVVPVNVLYRERELSHILSDAEPKAVVTTRDLAAYVPSGAVIWEIDDLAAAAASQAGERIRAALDGDTPAALVYTSGTTGRSKGAILTHNNFLANTVNLLACWRISEADRYLAVLPLFHVHGLGNGVHVWLASGCRMSLKERFDINRAPAWFADFQPTLFFGVPTVYVRLLELPDDLAQRIGARTRLFVSGSAPLPAQVLEDFRAKFGHTILERYGMSETLMNISNPYGGERRPGAVGQPLPGVSVKIVNSQGHAVTDGEPGELYVRGPNVCAGYWRRPEATAEAFVDAPDGRWFKTGDLGERSADGYYTLRGRRTDLIISGGFNIYPREIEEVLLEQPGVREAVVCGVPDARRGELPVAYVVADEPFDAAALEDACRKVLASFKVPRGFIRVAALPRTALGKVQKHLLPPWTTEQ
- a CDS encoding response regulator transcription factor, encoding MENLRVFLVDDHAVLREGLMGLINRQTDMQVVGQAGDGQSVLRQAPNVNPAVVVMDISMPKMNGIEATERLKEVSPQTKVVILTRHSDVGYLRMIMQAGAAGYVSKQSDSTDLLTAIRTVAAGGTFIDRELTGQLLNNYLGRQLPQPGGSMVDMTEREESVLRLIAWGHSNKEIADQLGISVKTVEYHKARAMEKLTLRSRAEVVNYALHRGWLQEN
- a CDS encoding sensor histidine kinase — encoded protein: MGYLGAKRNDPRSSSEPPGRKTSVRSALDAEHTQKRESEAQVWQRVLAAQEEERKRIARELHDQIGQYTAALRLGLESLQGTLAEQQLDCSAVMQLRGLIEQLDQEMDYLVLTLRPPALEAGLKAAILQYVLEWSERQRITVDFCGSEKDLPALPPDVETTIYRVTQEALNNIFKHAGAKRVSLILEVRRGVLQLVIEDDGCGFDYAQFCQERQARRCYGLAGMTERVALVQGSFELESEAGKGTTLFVRIPL
- a CDS encoding S9 family peptidase; the protein is MNYRRVYLPLVICLAVGWLFSAAAQTKRPMTVEDVIALNRASDVQLALDGRRVAFVVTAWDQEADRFNADIWTALADIGGAAMRLTFNARRDDHPRWAPDGQRLAFLSERGEKEGAQIYLINPQGGEAQPLTNHAAAIQAFEWSPDSRYVAFIAEVPKPAAKPKTKPPIVVDDDPRYAQLWVLEVETRQVKQMTKGTRHVAEFGWSFDTTQIVFTARQSPKLENTDTTEVFVLPFRFDNETLDSAAARQLTHGNGAEVQPRFSPDGRWISWLAHADGPSNVGPERIHLFPANAVGEGLATRVLARTFNGYIRNYRWLYNSAQLIVQADVGVHSRLYNLDLSGRAPQVMTPGEGVCGSSAASPDGLQVVYTFEHPRMGSEVAGLNARTLLPMQLTQLNPQTADFFYGQTETIKWKSNDGTVIEGLFFYPSGYESDRRYPLVTYIHGGPEGAYTRGFNASWGAAVQVLTGKGYAVFLPNFRGSSNYGAAFAQANSLKAGQVDAEDVLSGIDELVKRGLADETKLAIAGWSYGGYLSGWLIGHTDRFKCAVYGAGLSNAVSYWGTADITYQRERLHGGTPWEARKLYDQQSPLTFLPNAKTPTLIFHGEKDDRVPLGQSQESYRTLKRMDVPVQLVIYPEQGHSLALPSYQLDKLKREIEWLDRHLGNKQP